The genomic window AACGATGTAAACCTTGATACCTATGCCTCAAACATCTTATATGTGCAAGTGCAGCCTGAATATCTGATAACATCTCACCAAACTCATTCAACATCTAATTTTTCACTGACATAATCATCACCGTTATTTATTTAGCTTCACCATGCTTCATTTCCCAAATTCCATCTGTTTCCAAAGGTTTTGGAGCTCTCTGGAGATCAAAGATATGGAAGGACGGCTTTGTGGATTCTCTTCTGTGCACATCATTCCTGCATCGACCACATGAACACAGCATTGCTTTAGCTTCTCTATAGCACCACTTGAATGTGCCTCTCGCTTCAATGACATGTCTACCACATCCAAAATATGATGAGGGGTTGCCGCACCCACCCACTTCCTTAGATCAAGCCCGTCTGTGAACATTTCTCCTGTTGGTCTTTGCCTTGTTATCAATTCCAGCAGCATGATACCGAAGCTGTATACGTCTCCTCTAACTGATACTTCATTACTCTGTCCATATTCTGTTTACAAGCAACAAAGCACTGTtagcaaaatgaaaaaagaaaataatcattttgGTCAAATGATCTTAATGCACTGCAAGGTGAATGAAACATGCGATCTTTCATGCCGAAGAATTTAGAGGAGGGCAACGAAACACTAACACAAACCAACCAGATGCATACCTGGAGGAATATAGCCAACAGATCCTCGCAGGCCACTTGCTGTAGAAGAATATTCAGTTGGTTTATCAGCAAAAAAGACCTTTCCAATTCCAAAGTCCGCAACATGGGCCACCATATCATCATCAAGAAGAACATTTTGTGGTTTCAGATCACAGTGCACAACTTGAGTTGAGCAACCCAATTGAAGATACTCCAAGGCATTCGCAATATCTATTGCTATTCCTAATCTCTCACTCAACGTCAATCGACAGTTTCCTCCCTCGGACTCAGGATAAAGATGCTGTTCCAAGTTTCCATTACCTACAAACTCAAGGATGAGAGCCTTGAACTGTGAATTCCAGATTGATCCCATCATTTGAACCAGATTCCGATGCTTAATTCCTGACAGTATTTGGCACTCCCTTTTTAGGCTTTTGTAACACCGCCTGCTGTCTTCATTTAGAACCTTAACCGCGACAAAAGATATTCTATCATCAATCCAAGCTTTATAAACAGATCCAAAGCTTCCTCTCCCCAAGAGATTGGCATCACTGAACCCGTCGGTTGCAATTTCGAGCTCTCTTTGAGTGAAATTTCGTCCTCTGAAAGCCATCAGAATTGCTTCTTCAGATTTTGCatcagttttctttttaaagaatcGTCTAACACGGACCCCCACATATACCAAGAGCAGTAAAAAGCAGCTAACAGTAATTGCCAACAAGTAATAGGTCCATTTCCATAACTTCCTCCTTTTCTTATGAACTGCACATGGCTGGAGTCTCATTAGCGCAGAACCACCACACAGGCCTGCATTTCCTATCAATGTGCTTCCACTAAGATTTTTAAACCTTCCCATACTCGAAACTTCTCCAGTTAATCTATTATACGACAGGTTGAAATTCTTCATCACTGAGTCATTGGCAAGCCAGATTGGAACGCTGCCTGTTAATTGATTAAAAGCCAGATCCAGTGCTTTTAAGGATGCAATTTGTTTCAATGACTCTAGAATTGTACCTTGAATCATGTTCTTGGATAGGTTCAAGTACTCCAAAGCCGTACAACTTCCAACTGAACTTGGTATAATGCCAGAAAATCTGTTCACCGATAAGTCAATAGCTTGTACAGATACCAGATTTCCAATAGTTGCAGGTATTTCCCCGTCTAGATTGTTATTTGAAAGGTTGAGGGAGAGCCCCAAGTTAGAAAAAACTCCAATTTCTGGTGGAAGAGGCCCCTGCAAGCTGTTAAAAGATAAATCCAGCTGCATCATGAGAGAGCACTGGCTGAGTTTGATGGGAATATTTCCTGATAAGCTGTTCTGAGATAGGTAAAGGTATCTCAACTGTGAGAGGTTACCAAGTGAACAAGGGATTGACCCGGTTATGGAATTATTGGCAAGATCAAGTAAGCCAAGGTTTTCCGTCTGCCCCATTTCATCTGGAATGGAACCTTGTAGCTTGTTTCTCCCCAAATATAGTCTTTGCAACAGCTTCAGCTTTCCAAAAGTTGCTGGAATTGTCCCGTCCAAATGATTGTACCACAGTTGTAGGGTCACGAGGCCACTCAAGTTTCCAATACTATCTGGAATCTCTCCTCTTATACGGTTATTCAAAAGATTGAAATAGTAGAGGTCTTTGGAAAGATTTCCAATGGAAGCAGGTAAACTCCCAGAAAATAAACATGAGCCCAAGTGCAGTTTCATCAGAAATGAACAGTTTGTGAGAGCAGTAAGAAAACTAAGAGAAGAATTGCTAACCAGGTTGTTGCTATGGAGGTAAAGGATCTCAAGGTTCTTCAACTTCCCCAGTTCCTCGGGAACTTCACCCTCCAAGTAATTGACACTCAAATCAAGCAGAGTTATCTGTGAAAGATTTGAGAATGTCACCGGAATCCTACCAGAAATATTGTTGTTCATAAAATACAACTTCCGCAAGTTTTGGAGCTTGTTCCCCATTTGTGAAGGGATTTCCCCGGATAATCGATTCTCAATCAATGAAATTGCTTGCAATGCAGTGCAATTACTTAGTGATGCAGGTATTGTTCCCTCAAGAAAGTTCAGGTGCAAATACAAAATCTCAAGCCTGCTCAAAACTCCAAGCTCCACAGGGATTTGCCCAGTAAAGTAGTTCACAGCCAGTTCTAGTTGTGTCAATTCTGTCAGGTTTGACAAAAAGGCCGGAATGACCCCAGTGAGGTTGTTTTCAGAGAGAGCTAAAAAACTCAGCTTCTTCATCCATCCTAGTTCTTCAGGAATGACCCCAGAAAGGTTGTTATCAGTCAAGTCTAGAAATTTCAAGATTTGACAGCCGTGTAGTGAAGCTGGCAAGGCACCAGAGAGCTTATTTTCACTCATATTGAGATATTCTAACTGTGAGAGTGCTCCCAAGGTAGTTGGGATTTCTCCATGGAAATTATTACCCTGCAAGGAAAGCTTGGTGAGAAGAGAAAGATTGGATAGAAATGGCGATATACTTCCTTCTAAGCGCATGTCTGTAATCTCAAGATCTATAACGCGGTTTTGGAGAGATTGGTGGCATGTAACTCCGGTCCAGTTACAGAAAGGATTGGCTTCATTCCAATCCTTGACGTATCCTTCCGGATCACTTGTTATGCCTGCCTTGAATTTGAGAAGAGCTTCACAATCAGTAAAATTGCAAACAAATGCCGATGCTCCTGGCATGAGAAAAAAGATGAGACAGAACACTGGCACAGCCATGTTGCAGTTTTGATTGTGTGCCATCCTCTCTATTGTTCTTTCTTAGCAGAGATTCTGGAACAAAACGTTTCTTGATGTGAACAAAAAAGTGATTCTGTTTGCACTTCTGCTGCATTTTTTCCAAGACTGTAAGGTAATCTTAACTTGATATGTGGCAAGAAGAATTAGTGATCAAACCACCTACCCTAGCAGAGCACATTAAATTCATGCAAGTGGATGCTTTTTTTCCTACCTTCTTGGCGATGATAATTAGGTGAAGCTATCATACTTTGTCCATTGCCATTGACAACCACATCATTTTTCTTCCACAGTAATCTAGATAAGTATTATATGGTCTTCACTCTATGAATTATATATGTCAGAAACCTGAGCCGAGGACCACGTGTAGTAATAAATTATCTGAATACACTACTCCTCAATCCTCTTTTCCCACCTGTTTAATATTGGTCTATATCAGTGGTCCACAATTTATTATTTCCATTTCATATTAGACTTTTGATCTTAAGAGTAAATAATTTCCAGTGTAGAAATGCAGATGCACAAGATACATGACAGCCTTCTTCTGACAGAAGTTTCTTACCATAGATTTTGACATATTCAACTGCAAAGATAGCATAAAAATCCTTCATATCACTCAAGGAAGTAGGGGACACATCATTCAGAGAACTTAAAGGATACACTACTCCTCAATCCTCTTTTCCCACCTGTTTGATATTGGTCTATATCAGTGGAAATTAGACTTTAGAACTTAGAGTGATAATTTCCAGTGTAGAAATGCAGATGCATAAGATTTTAACTGTCTGAACCTCGACAGGTAATTTGAAATATACATGACATGACACCTTCCTTTGGACAGAAGATTCTTACCATAATCatgaaaatagagtttttatACTGTACTTTGGTTTCATTCACAATGAACATAAAGTTAATAGAGGAGTACAAACCATACATCCccaaattaaagaacaaaaagatgGAACTTTGGCATGCCTGATCTGCAAATATACCATACAAATCCTTCATATTTAGTGTTGAGTTTTGAGTCCTGAGCAGAACACAAAATCTGAAAGTGAAAATGTCAATACGAATGTACTGGGTGTTTCAATATCAAAACCAATCAACATGTTTGCTTGAAATCTTTGGCTGCTTCTTTGGCTTCTGGAATCGATTGTTCTAGAACCTAGCTTTAACGATAAGGGAATACAGCAAGTCTGCCTCAGCTGCACAATCGTGAGGCACCTCCAAGACTGTGAAACCcctgaaaatttataatttaaatatgtagaTGTGTAAACCCTCATGTAAACATAAGACTGAAAATGGTAATATTTCAATGAGTGATGAAAACCAAGattagaaataatagataaataatgatatataatggaAGAGATGACcttcataaaatgaattttggtttaaaattcaTAAGGACAGAGAAAATGGTAACGTGTTTTGATGGatgaaataatgagaaaaatgacaaaatatttttaggaaataagtgaggtaataaataatacattataataaaggATAGTACAATGAAAAGGGTAGGACTGAAGGTGCAAGCACCGCTTAAAAATCAGTGATGTTATTTTGAAAGGATAATAAgcccgataaataaataaaggtgaaaATCCTAAAATGAATACATTCCAAAATAATTAAACGACCTTAAAGGTTTAGAatgataattgatatgattttttttttgtgaagattgaacaagaaaaatctagaTTATTTATGAAAAGTTATGAACTGACCAATTTTACATTAGGAAGCAGAGCTCTCAATCCAATCGTCGGATCGGgatgaaattttatataaagtcTACTAATATGTTTTCCCACCTTGGTTAAATATCTCATTCCAATCGGAGTTTGACAAAGACTAGCAATTTAAACAGAAATAAACCAGatagtttacatgaaaaataaaataaaacacataaaagCATGAAAGAtggataaaattgtaattatgaAAAAAGGTGCCTATAAAACTGCAAAGAGTCCAccagtttaaaaaaaagaaaagaaaaaagatagagaaaagtGGATAAGGGGAGAGAGCTGcagattttggagaaaaccaaTAATGCTCCGGTGGCCATATCTCTTgaatccaccgttggatcattcgGATTTTTGGATACGTTGTTCTCCCTACACTCCTCTACTAACTGACCGGAGCGATTGTAAGGAACACAATCCGTTTGACATAAATCATCATCTGGAATTTCctggaaaacaaaaaggaaatgcaCCTGTAGGGCAGTTTGGTCCCCGGCCGATATTTCTCTctcgtccaccgttggatcatgctcaatTTTGGATATGTGGTGAGCCTAGATGTTATCTTAATTCTGGACGGTTGAGATCGGAAACTATATCTCCGGCAAGGTTTCGTGCATGTTGAACAGTAGCTCGTCCATTTTCAGGTAAACTCGGTTTTCTTCAGATCTAGGGAGATTTAACCGTTGGATCATTATACTTTTAAGATATATTATGCACAACTCTATGATATGTAGTCTGACCGTTGGGTTTGAAACAATAATCAGAGGTTGATGACTTATTTCCTTTTGAATCTATTGCTAGTTTTGGCAAAATGTAGTAAGCttgattaaatacatgttttgatgaaattaaaattgtgtgggtgtaggttttatggaagatgtaatggtaaaatatgttcttgtttttagtattattatagattaaatgtgtatttttttatatgagggGAAGGATGATTATTGTGTAAGAATAGTAAGGAACATTGCTATATGAACATGTTGATTGAATAAAACATGTTGATTGAATAGAAAGCTAACTTGTTGTTTGTGTGGATATAAATGGGGTGGaaccatgaagaaattgaaatgaaagaaatttgaaaaataaaacatatttaaagctAGTCATAAGTGTTTTTAGCAAATAGTTAGTTAATGAAGGTTGTCATGGATCCCAATTAGTAGGGTGAAATTATTGTCGTGATAATGATATGagaatattaattgttaaggtTTGCCGCATATGTTTAATCGCATGaggagaaagcaaaagaaaatgaatagttcatcattgttgtattaataatgataataggaGAAATCTCAAAAGGAATGAGTTTCTTTATTTTGGTCTAATCTTGCTATATTGTAGAGGTAGGGAAATTGTTTGAATGTTTTGCTTTAGAATTGGTTTGGATTTGTGATTTAATGATGCCAAATGACCTTAGATATGTTGCTTttgcatgaaaataagttggaagttGAAGAGGATTTCCAAGGAATAAAAATCCTCGTTGTCCAAAATTTTAGTTATAAAGAAGGGGctgttgtgattgttgattttgagtcttaaaacaaaataat from Populus trichocarpa isolate Nisqually-1 chromosome 5, P.trichocarpa_v4.1, whole genome shotgun sequence includes these protein-coding regions:
- the LOC18098713 gene encoding probable LRR receptor-like serine/threonine-protein kinase At3g47570 isoform X1 translates to MAHNQNCNMAVPVFCLIFFLMPGASAFVCNFTDCEALLKFKAGITSDPEGYVKDWNEANPFCNWTGVTCHQSLQNRVIDLEITDMRLEGSISPFLSNLSLLTKLSLQGNNFHGEIPTTLGALSQLEYLNMSENKLSGALPASLHGCQILKFLDLTDNNLSGVIPEELGWMKKLSFLALSENNLTGVIPAFLSNLTELTQLELAVNYFTGQIPVELGVLSRLEILYLHLNFLEGTIPASLSNCTALQAISLIENRLSGEIPSQMGNKLQNLRKLYFMNNNISGRIPVTFSNLSQITLLDLSVNYLEGEVPEELGKLKNLEILYLHSNNLVSNSSLSFLTALTNCSFLMKLHLGSCLFSGSLPASIGNLSKDLYYFNLLNNRIRGEIPDSIGNLSGLVTLQLWYNHLDGTIPATFGKLKLLQRLYLGRNKLQGSIPDEMGQTENLGLLDLANNSITGSIPCSLGNLSQLRYLYLSQNSLSGNIPIKLSQCSLMMQLDLSFNSLQGPLPPEIGVFSNLGLSLNLSNNNLDGEIPATIGNLVSVQAIDLSVNRFSGIIPSSVGSCTALEYLNLSKNMIQGTILESLKQIASLKALDLAFNQLTGSVPIWLANDSVMKNFNLSYNRLTGEVSSMGRFKNLSGSTLIGNAGLCGGSALMRLQPCAVHKKRRKLWKWTYYLLAITVSCFLLLLVYVGVRVRRFFKKKTDAKSEEAILMAFRGRNFTQRELEIATDGFSDANLLGRGSFGSVYKAWIDDRISFVAVKVLNEDSRRCYKSLKRECQILSGIKHRNLVQMMGSIWNSQFKALILEFVGNGNLEQHLYPESEGGNCRLTLSERLGIAIDIANALEYLQLGCSTQVVHCDLKPQNVLLDDDMVAHVADFGIGKVFFADKPTEYSSTASGLRGSVGYIPPEYGQSNEVSVRGDVYSFGIMLLELITRQRPTGEMFTDGLDLRKWVGAATPHHILDVVDMSLKREAHSSGAIEKLKQCCVHVVDAGMMCTEENPQSRPSISLISRELQNLWKQMEFGK